ttacatttttagaCAATATGCAAAACAATTTAACTATTTATTCAGGCTTCAGGCAATACTTTTAAGGCATCTGCAGCTTaagcataaaaaataattaataaaagttGCTAAACAGCTTTACACAAGATTCTTAGTCACAGGTTGGAAACAAACATAATAAGAAAACAAAGCTTTTTTACAGTTTGAACACTGAcaattgtacacatttaattaaGTTCAAACATACATTTGGAGACACAGATATCATTCAAGACAAGAGCAGTGAGCAGTGGATTTAAAGTACGAGTCCATGTCCACATTTGTTTGCTTACATGTATTGCCTGGGAACAGCTGAGTAAGCCCGCGGAGCCACGTATGGTTTAGCTGGAATATATGTTCCAGAATATGTACCGCTGGGTGGATATGTTTTTGGAGGCATGTAGTGTCTGGGTGGTCCCATGAAAGGCCCTTGGTAGGGATACATGTTCCGGTTATACTGATTCATATCATTTGGTGGACAAGCGGTACACAAAATGATCCCTCCAAGAAGCAGAACGAACGAGGTGCCCCAGCCGATGTAGATGCAAGCACCTATCTCCCTTTTCTGTGATGTGGGTACGAGAACATTGTCGTAATCGGTGATTGTGAATGTCGCAGACCAGCAGACAGGAATGAGGCACACAACAGAAGCCACGATACACATGACACCTCCAAAAACTACCAGTTTGGCCATGGAGGACTCATTCTTCAAGCAACTGGTGCATCGTGCACCAATAAACGTCATGAGTATGCCAGCAAAAGCGATCAAAATGGCGATGACTATGAGGGCTTGCGCGGCCTGCAGGTCCTGCGTCAGATTCATGATGGACGACTGGATCTTACACTGCATCTGGCCCGTACTCTGCATCACACAGTTCATCCACAGCCCGTCCCAGACAATCTGACCTGTCACGATGTTGGCGCCGATGTAGTAGGTTGTACGCCACATAGGTATGCCACACGTCAGGCACAGTCCGATCAACCCCATGAAGCACAGTGTCTGTCCCGACACCTCCTTGCCAATTCTCCCCATTTTGAAgctgtata
The genomic region above belongs to Pangasianodon hypophthalmus isolate fPanHyp1 chromosome 21, fPanHyp1.pri, whole genome shotgun sequence and contains:
- the cldnf gene encoding claudin f, translating into MGRIGKEVSGQTLCFMGLIGLCLTCGIPMWRTTYYIGANIVTGQIVWDGLWMNCVMQSTGQMQCKIQSSIMNLTQDLQAAQALIVIAILIAFAGILMTFIGARCTSCLKNESSMAKLVVFGGVMCIVASVVCLIPVCWSATFTITDYDNVLVPTSQKREIGACIYIGWGTSFVLLLGGIILCTACPPNDMNQYNRNMYPYQGPFMGPPRHYMPPKTYPPSGTYSGTYIPAKPYVAPRAYSAVPRQYM